The proteins below come from a single Balaenoptera musculus isolate JJ_BM4_2016_0621 chromosome 1, mBalMus1.pri.v3, whole genome shotgun sequence genomic window:
- the CERS2 gene encoding ceramide synthase 2 isoform X2: protein MLQTLYDYFWWERLWLPVNLTWADLEDRDGRVYAKASDLYITLPLALLFLIIRYFFELYVATPLAALLNVKEKTRLRAPLNPTLEHFYLTSGKQPKQAEVELLSRQSGLSGRQVERWFRRRRNQDRPSLLKKFREASWRFTFYLIAFIAGMAVIVDSLIPSQYWYYMIELSFYWSLLFSIASDVKRKDFKEQIIHHVATIILISFSWFASYVRAGTLIMALHDSSDYLLESAKMFNYAGWKNTCNNIFIVFAIVFIITRLVILPFWILHCTLVYPLELYPAFFGYYFFNFMMGVLQLLHIFWAYLILRMAHKFITGKLVEDERSDREETESSEGEEAAAGGGAKSRPLANGHPILNNNHRKND, encoded by the exons ATGCTCCAGACCTTATATGACTACTTCTGGTGGGAACGGCTGTGGCTCCCTGTGAACTTAACCTGGGCTGATCTAGAAGACCGAGATGGACGTGTCTACGCCAAAGCCTCAGACCTCTATATCACTCTACCCCTGGCCTTGCTCTTCCTCATCATTCGATACTTCTTTGAGCT TTACGTGGCTACACCACTGGCTGCCCTCCTgaatgtaaaagagaaaactcGGCTGCGGGCACCTCTCAACCCCACTTTGGAGCATTTCTACCTGACCAGTGGCAAGCAGCCCAAACAG GCAGAGGTAGAGCTTCTGTCACGGCAGAGCGGGCTCTCTGGCCGCCAGGTAGAGCGCTGGTTCCGCCGCCGCCGCAACCAGGACCGGCCCAGTCTCCTCAAGAAGTTCCGAGAAGCAAG cTGGAGATTTACGTTTTACCTGATTGCTTTCATTGCCGGCATGGCTGTCATTGTAGAC agCCTCATCCCTTCCCAGTATTGGTACTACATGATTGAACTGTCTTTCTACTGGTCCCTGCTCTTCAGCATTGCTTCTGATGTCAAGCGAAAG GATTTCAAGGAACAGATCATCCACCACGTGGCCACCATCATCCTCATTAGCTTCTCCTGGTTTGCCAGTTACGTCCGAGCAGGGACTCTTATCATGGCTCTGCATGACTCTTCTGACTACCTGTTAGAG TCAGCCAAGATGTTTAACTATGCGGGATGGAAAAACACCTGCAACAACATCTTCATCGTCTTCGCCATTGTCTTCATCATCACCCGACTGGTCATCCTGCCCTTCTG GATCCTGCACTGCACCCTGGTGTACCCACTGGAGCTCTATCCTGCCTTCTTTGGCTATTACTTCTTCAATTTCATGATGGGAGTGCTACAGCTGCTGCATATCTTCTGGGCCTACCTCATTTTGCGCATGGCCCACAAGTTCATAACTGGAAAG CTGGTAGAAGATGAACGCAGTGACCGGGAAGAAACAGAGAGCTCAGAGGGGGAGGAGGCTGCAGCTGGGGGAGGAGCAAAGAGCCGGCCCCTAGCCAACGGCCACCCCATCCTCAATAACAACCATCGTAAGAATGACTGA
- the CERS2 gene encoding ceramide synthase 2 isoform X1 — protein MLQTLYDYFWWERLWLPVNLTWADLEDRDGRVYAKASDLYITLPLALLFLIIRYFFELYVATPLAALLNVKEKTRLRAPLNPTLEHFYLTSGKQPKQAEVELLSRQSGLSGRQVERWFRRRRNQDRPSLLKKFREASWRFTFYLIAFIAGMAVIVDKPWFYDMRKVWEGYPIQSLIPSQYWYYMIELSFYWSLLFSIASDVKRKDFKEQIIHHVATIILISFSWFASYVRAGTLIMALHDSSDYLLESAKMFNYAGWKNTCNNIFIVFAIVFIITRLVILPFWILHCTLVYPLELYPAFFGYYFFNFMMGVLQLLHIFWAYLILRMAHKFITGKLVEDERSDREETESSEGEEAAAGGGAKSRPLANGHPILNNNHRKND, from the exons ATGCTCCAGACCTTATATGACTACTTCTGGTGGGAACGGCTGTGGCTCCCTGTGAACTTAACCTGGGCTGATCTAGAAGACCGAGATGGACGTGTCTACGCCAAAGCCTCAGACCTCTATATCACTCTACCCCTGGCCTTGCTCTTCCTCATCATTCGATACTTCTTTGAGCT TTACGTGGCTACACCACTGGCTGCCCTCCTgaatgtaaaagagaaaactcGGCTGCGGGCACCTCTCAACCCCACTTTGGAGCATTTCTACCTGACCAGTGGCAAGCAGCCCAAACAG GCAGAGGTAGAGCTTCTGTCACGGCAGAGCGGGCTCTCTGGCCGCCAGGTAGAGCGCTGGTTCCGCCGCCGCCGCAACCAGGACCGGCCCAGTCTCCTCAAGAAGTTCCGAGAAGCAAG cTGGAGATTTACGTTTTACCTGATTGCTTTCATTGCCGGCATGGCTGTCATTGTAGAC AAACCCTGGTTCTATGACATGAGGAAAGTTTGGGAGGGATATCCCATACAG agCCTCATCCCTTCCCAGTATTGGTACTACATGATTGAACTGTCTTTCTACTGGTCCCTGCTCTTCAGCATTGCTTCTGATGTCAAGCGAAAG GATTTCAAGGAACAGATCATCCACCACGTGGCCACCATCATCCTCATTAGCTTCTCCTGGTTTGCCAGTTACGTCCGAGCAGGGACTCTTATCATGGCTCTGCATGACTCTTCTGACTACCTGTTAGAG TCAGCCAAGATGTTTAACTATGCGGGATGGAAAAACACCTGCAACAACATCTTCATCGTCTTCGCCATTGTCTTCATCATCACCCGACTGGTCATCCTGCCCTTCTG GATCCTGCACTGCACCCTGGTGTACCCACTGGAGCTCTATCCTGCCTTCTTTGGCTATTACTTCTTCAATTTCATGATGGGAGTGCTACAGCTGCTGCATATCTTCTGGGCCTACCTCATTTTGCGCATGGCCCACAAGTTCATAACTGGAAAG CTGGTAGAAGATGAACGCAGTGACCGGGAAGAAACAGAGAGCTCAGAGGGGGAGGAGGCTGCAGCTGGGGGAGGAGCAAAGAGCCGGCCCCTAGCCAACGGCCACCCCATCCTCAATAACAACCATCGTAAGAATGACTGA